From the genome of Gracilibacillus salitolerans, one region includes:
- a CDS encoding MFS transporter gives MNSKKVLGILFAVMFFVMVGFGIIIPVLPFYAEELGASPFELGLLMATYSVMQFLFAPMWGRISDKIGRKPVLMIGIAGLALSFFLLALATHLWMLFAARIIGGLLSAANMPTVTAYVADITSEEDRGKGMGIIGAAVGLGFIFGPAIGGVFSSGNLAIPFYLSGISSLITFILVALVLKESLTEKGLAHGKKRPPLLEAFKTPTANLYVLQWFVSVSLAGLEATFAYFAYDRAGLGTVELGYIFMIMGLAGAIVQGGLVGQMTKKLGEGNVIQIGIIVSAIGFTLILFVQNFLTAAIFLTVFGLGNGLIRPSVSSLLTKKATSGYGQVTGLLSSFDSLGRIVGPPLGGMLYGMAIIMPYVSGIILSVLALGIYYLYRSRTNTTVGHA, from the coding sequence TTGAATTCAAAAAAAGTACTAGGCATATTATTTGCTGTCATGTTCTTTGTGATGGTGGGGTTCGGAATTATTATCCCTGTTCTGCCTTTTTACGCAGAAGAACTTGGCGCATCACCATTTGAGTTAGGTTTATTAATGGCAACCTATTCGGTTATGCAATTTTTATTCGCCCCAATGTGGGGAAGAATTTCTGATAAAATTGGACGAAAACCTGTATTAATGATTGGTATTGCCGGTTTGGCACTATCATTTTTCTTGCTTGCCCTAGCAACACATTTATGGATGTTATTTGCCGCCCGTATTATTGGTGGGTTATTATCTGCTGCCAACATGCCTACCGTAACGGCATATGTGGCAGATATAACAAGTGAAGAAGATCGTGGTAAAGGAATGGGAATTATCGGTGCAGCTGTAGGTCTTGGTTTTATCTTCGGTCCTGCTATTGGTGGTGTCTTTTCCTCCGGTAATTTAGCGATTCCGTTCTATTTATCAGGTATTTCTTCTTTGATTACCTTTATACTAGTTGCGCTTGTCCTAAAAGAATCGTTAACTGAAAAAGGTCTAGCACATGGAAAAAAACGACCACCTTTATTAGAAGCATTTAAAACACCTACTGCGAATTTATATGTTTTGCAATGGTTTGTTTCGGTATCTTTAGCAGGGCTTGAAGCGACATTTGCCTACTTTGCGTATGATCGTGCCGGTCTTGGAACGGTTGAGCTTGGCTATATCTTTATGATCATGGGTTTAGCAGGAGCAATTGTTCAGGGTGGTTTAGTTGGCCAAATGACGAAAAAATTAGGAGAAGGAAATGTGATTCAAATCGGAATCATCGTCTCCGCTATCGGTTTTACACTTATTTTGTTTGTACAGAATTTCCTTACCGCAGCGATATTTCTGACTGTCTTTGGTTTAGGGAATGGTTTGATTCGTCCAAGCGTATCATCACTGCTAACGAAAAAAGCAACATCCGGCTATGGACAAGTTACTGGACTGTTATCGTCTTTCGATTCCTTAGGCCGAATTGTCGGACCACCACTTGGTGGAATGTTGTACGGGATGGCGATAATTATGCCCTACGTATCTGGTATCATTTTATCCGTTCTGGCTCTAGGTATTTATTATTTGTATAGGAGTCGTACAAATACCACAGTGGGACACGCATAA
- a CDS encoding DUF4395 domain-containing protein, translating to MSIPKPLVQTNQTFILITVLFGLFIHPMILILPFVTGVITLLTKNNPVIRIGKNFLTKPANAYPPEDKAQQIFNQWIATVCIGLSLLFFTLQINWLAYTFSTMVVIASGLALAGYCIGCTIRYRYTMWRHKRGSEGGG from the coding sequence ATGTCTATCCCTAAACCACTCGTTCAAACAAACCAAACATTTATATTAATCACTGTTTTATTCGGTTTGTTCATTCACCCGATGATTTTAATATTGCCTTTTGTCACCGGAGTCATTACCTTACTAACGAAAAATAACCCGGTAATCCGAATAGGGAAAAACTTTTTGACAAAACCAGCCAACGCCTATCCACCAGAAGATAAAGCACAACAAATCTTTAACCAATGGATTGCTACAGTTTGTATTGGGCTATCGCTATTATTCTTTACACTGCAAATCAATTGGCTCGCTTACACTTTCAGTACTATGGTTGTAATAGCTTCTGGTCTCGCCCTTGCTGGATACTGTATCGGCTGCACCATCCGTTATCGCTACACGATGTGGAGACATAAAAGAGGTTCTGAGGGAGGAGGATAA
- a CDS encoding EcsC family protein, producing the protein MNQYEQQAYQEMLEWELKILKKKSTFQQLSKKAQNKINSYIPEKAHQIMTEAIKHMVQTTLVGSDFTTRKSQDVGNSLEDKEKIIQQKLENYRKTAMIEGAGTGAGGIFLGLADFPLLLSIKMKFLFEVATVYGFDTSRYEERLFILHVFQLAFSNDYKRREVYHLIKYWEKEKDRLADMDWRVFQQEYRDYIDLVKLLQMIPGLGAIVGAYANYNLLDQLGQTAKNSYRLRVLGRTKIQGE; encoded by the coding sequence ATGAATCAATATGAACAACAAGCATATCAAGAAATGCTTGAATGGGAATTAAAGATATTAAAGAAAAAGAGTACTTTTCAACAGTTATCAAAAAAAGCACAAAATAAAATCAACAGTTATATACCGGAAAAAGCACATCAAATCATGACAGAAGCAATTAAACATATGGTTCAAACGACATTAGTTGGTTCTGATTTTACCACAAGGAAGAGCCAGGATGTCGGAAATTCATTAGAGGATAAGGAAAAAATAATTCAGCAGAAATTAGAGAACTACCGCAAGACCGCTATGATTGAAGGTGCTGGAACTGGAGCTGGTGGTATCTTCTTAGGTTTGGCTGATTTTCCATTGTTATTATCGATAAAAATGAAATTTTTGTTTGAAGTGGCAACGGTTTATGGTTTTGATACATCGAGGTATGAGGAAAGATTATTTATCTTACATGTCTTTCAGCTGGCGTTTTCGAATGATTATAAAAGGAGAGAAGTGTATCACTTGATTAAGTATTGGGAGAAAGAGAAAGACCGCCTTGCAGATATGGATTGGCGTGTCTTCCAGCAAGAATACCGCGACTATATTGATCTCGTTAAATTACTGCAAATGATACCTGGGCTAGGAGCTATCGTCGGTGCCTATGCCAACTACAACCTTCTCGATCAACTTGGCCAGACCGCCAAAAATAGCTATCGGTTGAGAGTGTTGGGTAGAACAAAAATACAAGGGGAATGA
- a CDS encoding MerR family transcriptional regulator, producing the protein MSMQVKEVAALTGVSVRTLHHYDEIGLLSPAKSAENGYRIYSDEDLTTLQQILFFRALDFPLKKIKEIMSSSHYNRLEALDMQRNMLLDKQQRINRMLETIEKTIQNEKGVYHMSRKEKFQGFDFTNNPYEEEARQRWGDKKVDEANQKAQSMTKELQDEMNQIYKELAAIRHLDPTSKEAQQTIKKWYDFLNDHFTTYTPEAFQGLGMMYVQDERFTENIDQFGKGLAKFMSEAMNEFATNQK; encoded by the coding sequence ATCAGCATGCAAGTAAAAGAAGTAGCAGCATTAACTGGTGTAAGTGTGCGCACCTTACATCATTATGATGAAATCGGACTTTTATCACCTGCCAAATCCGCGGAAAATGGCTATCGTATATATTCCGATGAAGACTTGACAACCCTTCAACAAATTTTATTTTTTCGAGCATTAGATTTTCCATTAAAGAAAATCAAAGAAATCATGTCTAGTTCTCATTATAACCGATTGGAAGCACTAGATATGCAGCGAAACATGTTACTGGATAAACAACAAAGAATTAACAGGATGCTCGAAACGATTGAAAAAACCATCCAAAACGAGAAAGGAGTGTACCACATGAGTCGAAAAGAAAAGTTCCAAGGCTTTGATTTCACTAACAACCCTTATGAAGAAGAAGCAAGACAACGTTGGGGGGATAAGAAGGTAGACGAAGCCAATCAAAAAGCACAGAGCATGACCAAGGAACTGCAAGATGAAATGAATCAGATATACAAAGAATTAGCAGCCATTCGGCACCTGGATCCCACTTCAAAGGAAGCACAACAAACCATTAAAAAGTGGTATGATTTTTTAAACGACCATTTCACTACCTATACACCGGAGGCCTTCCAAGGATTAGGAATGATGTATGTACAGGATGAACGCTTCACTGAAAATATTGATCAATTTGGTAAGGGCTTGGCCAAATTCATGAGTGAAGCCATGAATGAATTCGCAACAAATCAAAAATAA
- a CDS encoding DUF421 domain-containing protein: MSDILIIIARVLTILPLLLIITLFMGKRAIGELPVFDFLVIITLSSVVGADIADPNIDHIPTITAVILIGLLQKIVSYLKLANRRVGRLITFEPTIVVYDGTFLQRNLKDTGFSIDNILQMLRDKGVFDSREVEIAIIEANGSLSVLKKPEKNPVTAEDLQIDQPTSKISYPVIVEGIVHSKVLAARNLNEEWLQAELTKIGITNPKDVFFASINLLNEIHISLYEDQFMETPPIQH; the protein is encoded by the coding sequence ATGTCTGACATTCTGATTATTATCGCCAGAGTGCTTACCATTCTCCCTTTACTACTCATCATTACTCTCTTCATGGGGAAAAGAGCAATTGGAGAACTTCCAGTATTTGATTTTCTTGTGATCATTACGTTATCCTCTGTCGTCGGTGCAGATATTGCGGATCCAAACATTGACCATATTCCTACAATCACCGCTGTTATTCTAATTGGTCTTTTGCAAAAAATCGTATCCTATTTAAAACTTGCAAACAGACGGGTTGGCAGATTGATAACATTTGAGCCAACCATTGTGGTATATGATGGAACGTTTCTTCAACGAAATTTAAAAGATACCGGATTCTCTATTGATAACATTTTACAAATGCTAAGAGATAAAGGAGTTTTTGATAGCAGGGAAGTCGAAATAGCTATTATTGAGGCAAATGGCTCATTAAGTGTATTAAAAAAACCGGAAAAAAATCCAGTAACAGCTGAAGATTTACAAATTGACCAGCCTACCTCTAAAATTTCCTATCCGGTTATTGTTGAAGGAATAGTTCACAGCAAAGTCTTGGCGGCCAGGAATCTTAATGAGGAGTGGCTGCAGGCAGAGCTTACAAAAATAGGCATAACGAATCCAAAAGATGTTTTTTTTGCTTCCATTAACCTGTTAAATGAAATTCATATTTCACTTTATGAAGATCAATTTATGGAGACTCCTCCTATTCAACATTAA
- a CDS encoding GGDEF domain-containing protein: protein MASTRPTRLNNKMWTKKILYIYWLMVIMAFLGQIIGLLVTIYYTPDYIGGFIIHKVIISSSIQVSILLITHYLINHKQIYSSRLLTISGTVLALVTIISHPTVSGLKILLLLAMAVVLIYFDKKKLRFSLVINLIALTSLYALPSIREAGTLYEYFSYHFVLLAGYMAYLIVIERGNEVFQFLQRAAEKEKELIVKSAMMERLSKIDALTGLYNHKTFHEYLDFLYDQSISQGMPLQLALLDIDNFKMINDFYGHSNGDIVLKRVADAISEQVTEDDIVARYGGEEFAILLTNKSLEEACETIESLRLYIANQNHEELNENITVSIGLKTLTEDISKELFFQRADQLLYKAKRSGKNQVMYKQEDSHLAVQET, encoded by the coding sequence ATGGCAAGCACAAGACCGACACGCTTAAATAATAAGATGTGGACAAAGAAAATACTCTATATCTATTGGTTAATGGTAATAATGGCCTTTTTAGGACAAATAATTGGCTTATTAGTAACCATCTATTATACCCCTGATTATATTGGTGGTTTTATTATACATAAAGTAATAATCTCTTCCTCTATTCAAGTTAGTATTTTATTGATTACACACTACTTAATTAATCATAAACAAATATACAGTTCAAGATTATTAACGATTTCTGGTACGGTTCTAGCACTCGTAACTATTATCAGCCACCCTACAGTGTCTGGATTGAAAATTCTTCTTTTATTAGCGATGGCAGTTGTTTTAATTTATTTTGATAAAAAGAAACTACGTTTTAGTTTAGTTATTAATCTAATCGCATTAACCTCCCTATATGCATTACCATCCATAAGAGAAGCAGGAACTCTTTATGAGTATTTTTCCTATCACTTTGTACTACTTGCGGGCTATATGGCTTATCTCATCGTTATAGAAAGAGGAAATGAAGTATTTCAATTCCTTCAACGAGCAGCAGAAAAAGAAAAGGAATTAATTGTGAAAAGTGCCATGATGGAACGATTATCAAAGATTGATGCTCTAACTGGTCTTTATAACCATAAAACATTCCATGAATATTTAGATTTTTTGTATGATCAAAGTATTTCACAAGGGATGCCACTACAACTTGCTCTACTAGATATTGATAATTTCAAAATGATTAATGATTTTTATGGTCATAGTAATGGCGATATAGTTCTGAAGCGAGTCGCAGATGCGATATCGGAACAGGTGACAGAAGATGACATTGTAGCACGCTATGGCGGGGAGGAGTTTGCGATTCTTCTTACAAATAAAAGTTTAGAAGAAGCCTGCGAAACAATTGAAAGTCTCCGATTGTATATAGCGAATCAAAATCACGAAGAATTGAATGAAAATATAACGGTAAGTATTGGTTTAAAAACGTTAACTGAGGATATTTCAAAAGAGCTCTTTTTTCAACGAGCAGATCAATTACTTTATAAGGCAAAACGAAGTGGTAAAAATCAAGTAATGTATAAACAAGAGGATAGTCATTTAGCTGTTCAAGAAACTTAA
- a CDS encoding small, acid-soluble spore protein, H family: MNLMRAKEIKDDPVMKDVVHNGKYVYIEDVNDETQQALVRYTKRSEGLFEVDVTNLVEE, from the coding sequence ATGAATCTAATGAGAGCAAAAGAAATTAAAGATGATCCGGTTATGAAAGATGTTGTCCATAACGGTAAATATGTCTATATCGAGGATGTGAATGACGAAACGCAGCAAGCTTTAGTTAGATATACCAAACGCTCAGAAGGACTTTTTGAAGTTGATGTTACCAATTTAGTAGAAGAATAA
- a CDS encoding SDR family oxidoreductase codes for MQPFNMQNESTPRQKQTKQPGLEYKMEPLPHQPLGYTGSGRLSGKSALITGGDSGIGRAVSITYAKEGANVAISYLDEHKDAQETKHLVEQEGVQCILLPGDIKEPDYCERLVEETVQAFGQINILVNNAAIQYVKEDVEDISNEQFDEVFRTNFFSQFYLIKASVRYMNAGDSIINTSSINAYKGNGILMDYSATKGAITAFTRSIAQSLAKRGIRANSVAPGPVWTPLIPASFDEDQVENFGQDGLMGRPGQPSEHAWPYVMLASDDASYMTGQAIHINGGSWTSS; via the coding sequence ATGCAACCATTTAATATGCAAAATGAATCCACACCAAGACAAAAACAAACGAAGCAGCCTGGTTTGGAATATAAAATGGAGCCTTTGCCACATCAGCCGTTAGGTTATACTGGATCTGGTAGGTTATCCGGTAAATCAGCCTTGATTACAGGCGGTGACAGTGGCATTGGCAGAGCCGTTTCAATCACCTATGCAAAAGAAGGCGCCAATGTAGCTATTTCCTATTTGGATGAACATAAAGATGCACAAGAGACAAAACACCTGGTAGAACAAGAAGGTGTACAGTGTATCCTTTTACCTGGTGACATAAAAGAGCCCGATTACTGTGAAAGATTAGTAGAAGAAACGGTTCAAGCCTTTGGTCAAATAAATATTTTAGTCAATAATGCAGCTATCCAATATGTGAAGGAAGATGTTGAAGACATCTCCAATGAACAATTTGATGAAGTGTTTAGAACAAACTTCTTTTCCCAATTCTATTTAATTAAAGCGTCAGTTCGTTATATGAACGCAGGGGATAGTATTATTAATACTTCATCCATTAATGCTTATAAGGGCAATGGTATATTAATGGATTACTCTGCTACAAAAGGAGCTATTACTGCCTTCACAAGAAGTATTGCTCAAAGCCTTGCCAAAAGAGGAATAAGAGCCAATTCTGTTGCACCAGGGCCGGTATGGACACCGCTTATTCCTGCTTCTTTCGATGAAGACCAAGTTGAAAACTTTGGTCAGGATGGATTAATGGGAAGACCCGGTCAACCTTCAGAACATGCATGGCCATATGTCATGCTTGCTTCAGATGATGCTTCTTATATGACGGGCCAAGCCATTCATATCAATGGGGGATCATGGACCTCCTCCTAA
- a CDS encoding catalase, which produces MKSHNNKKEQLEQYTRDDRGKKMTTNQGVKVHEDEFSLKAGERGPTLMEDFHFREKMTHFDHERIPERIVHARGFAAHGEFQVYDSMKEFTKADFLQDPSKKTPVFVRFSTVAGSKGSGELARDARGFATKFYTEEGNYDLVGNNIPVFFIQDAMKFPDLIHAVKPEPHNEMPQAASAHDTFWDFVANNQESAHMVMWTMSDRAIPRSFRMMEGFGVHTFRFVNAEGKSHFVKFHWKPLLGTHSVVWDEAQKINGKDPDFHRRDLWESIENGDYPEYELGVQMIPEKDEFNFDFDILDPTKLWPEEDVPVKIIGKMTLNRNVDNVFAETEQVAFHPGHVVPGIDFTNDPLLQGRLFSYTDTQLIRLGGPNFHELPINRSVCPFHNNQRDGYGRQTINRGPVSYHKNSLAQNTPETSTEAEGGYKHYEEKIDGHKVRARSESFKDHFSQATLFWNSMSDAEKQHIMNAFSFELGKVESESVQKQVVEMFSNVSTELARNIAEAIGVEPPEPKEIKMRKSSPALSQESTVKSVVTRKVGVIIGDGFDGTELQAILEKLKKQQIIIEFISDRLGSVKGENGATYQVDHTFLTADSVLFDAVLIAGGNEENKDFYKKATLFVHEAYSHFKPIGAIKIGEDLLHVDDMKVSPGVVLSRDSEDFSKEFVDALAAHRHWNRDVV; this is translated from the coding sequence GTGAAGAGTCATAACAACAAGAAGGAACAGTTAGAGCAATATACAAGAGACGACCGTGGGAAGAAGATGACGACAAATCAAGGTGTAAAGGTTCATGAAGATGAGTTCTCCCTAAAAGCAGGTGAACGTGGCCCAACCTTAATGGAAGACTTTCATTTTAGGGAAAAAATGACGCACTTTGACCATGAAAGAATTCCTGAAAGAATCGTACATGCACGGGGTTTTGCTGCTCATGGAGAATTTCAAGTGTATGACTCGATGAAAGAATTTACGAAAGCTGACTTTTTACAGGACCCATCAAAAAAGACGCCGGTATTTGTAAGGTTTTCAACCGTAGCGGGCAGTAAAGGATCAGGAGAATTAGCTCGTGATGCACGTGGATTTGCTACGAAATTTTATACAGAAGAAGGAAACTATGATCTGGTAGGCAATAATATACCTGTCTTTTTCATTCAGGATGCGATGAAATTCCCTGATTTAATACATGCAGTAAAGCCTGAACCACATAATGAAATGCCACAAGCAGCTTCTGCCCATGATACGTTTTGGGATTTTGTAGCGAACAATCAGGAATCTGCGCATATGGTAATGTGGACAATGTCAGACCGAGCGATTCCGAGAAGCTTTCGGATGATGGAGGGGTTTGGTGTGCATACATTCCGCTTTGTCAATGCAGAAGGCAAATCCCATTTTGTTAAATTTCATTGGAAACCATTATTAGGAACGCATTCAGTAGTGTGGGATGAAGCACAAAAAATAAATGGTAAAGATCCGGACTTTCATCGACGAGACCTTTGGGAATCTATTGAAAATGGTGACTATCCTGAATATGAGTTAGGGGTCCAAATGATTCCTGAGAAAGATGAATTTAACTTTGACTTTGATATATTAGATCCAACCAAGTTGTGGCCAGAAGAAGACGTACCCGTGAAGATTATCGGCAAAATGACATTGAATCGAAATGTTGATAACGTATTTGCAGAAACGGAACAAGTAGCATTTCACCCTGGTCATGTTGTTCCAGGAATTGATTTTACCAATGATCCATTGTTACAGGGACGTCTTTTTTCTTATACAGATACACAATTAATTCGATTGGGAGGACCCAATTTTCACGAGCTACCCATTAACCGATCGGTCTGTCCATTTCATAACAATCAACGAGATGGTTACGGTAGACAAACGATTAATCGAGGGCCTGTAAGTTACCATAAGAATTCATTAGCTCAGAATACTCCAGAAACATCAACAGAGGCAGAAGGTGGCTATAAACATTACGAGGAAAAAATAGATGGCCATAAAGTACGTGCCCGCAGCGAAAGCTTTAAGGATCATTTTTCGCAAGCAACGTTATTTTGGAATAGTATGAGTGACGCCGAGAAACAACATATTATGAATGCGTTTAGTTTTGAATTAGGAAAAGTAGAAAGTGAATCTGTTCAAAAACAGGTAGTCGAGATGTTTTCGAATGTAAGTACAGAACTGGCGCGAAATATCGCAGAAGCGATAGGTGTTGAACCTCCTGAGCCAAAAGAAATTAAAATGAGGAAATCCTCACCGGCACTTAGCCAGGAAAGTACAGTGAAATCAGTGGTAACAAGAAAAGTAGGTGTGATTATTGGTGATGGTTTTGATGGAACAGAGTTACAAGCGATACTGGAGAAGTTGAAGAAACAGCAAATAATAATAGAATTTATAAGTGATCGATTAGGTTCAGTGAAAGGTGAAAATGGAGCAACATATCAAGTTGACCATACCTTTTTAACAGCAGATTCAGTGTTGTTTGATGCTGTTCTCATTGCTGGTGGTAACGAAGAAAATAAGGACTTTTATAAGAAAGCCACCTTATTTGTCCATGAGGCGTATTCTCATTTCAAGCCAATAGGTGCTATCAAAATCGGAGAAGATCTTCTTCATGTCGATGATATGAAAGTTAGCCCAGGGGTTGTTCTAAGTAGAGATTCCGAAGACTTTTCCAAGGAATTTGTAGATGCGTTAGCAGCACACAGGCATTGGAACCGAGACGTTGTGTAA
- a CDS encoding GNAT family N-acetyltransferase: MEIIELQEKDKLFEKALQVFWEQWGNEHNYKFYEDAMIHSCTTKSDIPRFYVAVEGGDIIGTYALIRNDMNSRQDLCPWLACLYVNEKHRGKGIGAMLLQHGLKETAKKGYENLYLSTDLEGYYEKYGWNNSGVVYGVSGGYIKLYEKETGLNQ, encoded by the coding sequence ATGGAGATTATTGAATTGCAAGAAAAAGATAAACTGTTTGAAAAAGCACTTCAAGTATTTTGGGAACAATGGGGAAATGAGCATAACTACAAGTTCTATGAAGATGCGATGATTCATTCTTGTACTACTAAATCAGATATTCCAAGATTCTATGTAGCTGTGGAAGGAGGGGATATCATAGGAACCTATGCTTTAATCAGAAATGATATGAATAGTCGTCAGGATTTGTGCCCTTGGCTAGCTTGCTTATATGTTAATGAAAAACATAGAGGCAAAGGTATTGGAGCTATGCTATTACAACATGGTCTGAAAGAAACTGCTAAAAAAGGATATGAAAATCTTTATCTATCAACAGATCTTGAAGGCTATTATGAAAAATATGGTTGGAACAATAGTGGCGTAGTATATGGAGTAAGCGGTGGCTATATCAAACTGTATGAAAAAGAGACAGGTCTCAACCAGTAG
- a CDS encoding bifunctional 5,10-methylenetetrahydrofolate dehydrogenase/5,10-methenyltetrahydrofolate cyclohydrolase, with protein sequence MNKLILDGKAVAQEIKSNLKKRVESLTEKGIVPCLATILVGDNPSSETYVRMKGNACEKIGIKSIRIQLPKDIQTEELIDAIQELNNDDAVHGILLQHPVPSHIDERKAFEAINLKKDVDGVTSAGYGQTALGFGEYPSCTPAAILNILKYYQITIEGKQAVVVGRSPILGKPVSALLLNENATVTTCHSKTANLPDILKQADIVVAAIGKPKFIQGDWLKDGCIVLDAGYNKGNIGDVDYESCYNVASAITPVPGGVGPVTIATLLKHTVDSAEKTLT encoded by the coding sequence ATGAATAAACTCATTTTGGATGGTAAAGCTGTAGCCCAAGAAATCAAGAGTAATTTAAAAAAACGTGTTGAATCTTTAACTGAAAAGGGGATTGTTCCATGCCTAGCCACTATCCTGGTTGGAGATAACCCATCTTCAGAAACGTATGTAAGAATGAAAGGAAATGCTTGTGAGAAAATTGGTATAAAATCTATTCGTATTCAATTACCAAAAGATATTCAAACAGAAGAATTAATTGACGCTATTCAAGAACTTAATAATGATGACGCTGTTCACGGCATTCTCCTACAGCATCCTGTACCGTCCCACATTGATGAACGTAAAGCTTTCGAAGCCATTAACCTAAAAAAAGATGTAGATGGCGTAACAAGTGCAGGATACGGACAAACAGCATTAGGATTTGGTGAATATCCTTCATGTACCCCAGCAGCTATATTAAACATTTTAAAGTATTATCAGATAACTATTGAAGGAAAACAAGCTGTTGTTGTGGGTCGAAGTCCCATCTTAGGAAAACCAGTTTCTGCGTTACTTTTAAACGAAAACGCTACTGTAACAACATGTCACTCAAAAACTGCAAATCTACCTGATATTTTAAAGCAAGCAGATATTGTCGTTGCTGCGATAGGTAAACCTAAATTCATCCAAGGTGACTGGTTAAAGGATGGTTGCATTGTTTTAGATGCGGGTTATAACAAAGGTAATATCGGTGATGTAGATTATGAATCTTGTTACAACGTGGCAAGTGCCATTACTCCGGTTCCCGGTGGTGTAGGTCCTGTGACGATTGCAACCTTATTAAAGCATACTGTAGATTCAGCAGAAAAAACTTTAACATAG
- a CDS encoding class I SAM-dependent methyltransferase, which yields MSRTDSNKKLDLNRIIFIGRTFQEYLNMFSLSIDELKGKRILDCPAGACSFTAVGNKSGLEITACDIAYYHSVESLKNKGLQDIEHAMEHMEKAKGNYKWDYFSDIASLRKDRLSALHDCTKDMKIANEKYIAANLPSLPFEDAEFDILLSAHFLFMYADRLDYQFHIETLKELLRVTKEEIRIFPIVDLTGKRYNHLDKTIQYLIEKGCIVEEVKVPYEFQTNANSMLRIKSGKS from the coding sequence ATGAGCAGAACTGATTCGAATAAAAAATTAGATTTAAACAGAATTATTTTTATTGGAAGAACGTTTCAAGAATATTTAAATATGTTTTCGCTTTCAATAGATGAACTAAAAGGAAAGAGAATACTAGATTGTCCAGCAGGAGCTTGTTCGTTTACTGCTGTTGGTAACAAATCAGGATTGGAGATAACAGCCTGTGATATAGCATATTATCATTCGGTTGAAAGTTTAAAAAACAAAGGGCTTCAAGATATTGAACATGCAATGGAGCATATGGAAAAAGCCAAAGGCAATTATAAGTGGGATTATTTCAGCGATATAGCGAGTCTTAGAAAAGATCGTTTAAGTGCCTTACATGATTGTACAAAGGATATGAAGATAGCAAATGAAAAATACATTGCTGCAAATCTGCCTTCCTTACCGTTTGAGGATGCTGAATTTGACATTCTTCTTTCTGCGCATTTTCTGTTCATGTATGCAGATAGATTGGATTATCAGTTTCATATAGAAACACTCAAAGAGCTATTAAGGGTGACGAAAGAGGAAATTCGTATCTTCCCTATAGTTGATTTAACAGGAAAACGATATAATCACTTAGATAAAACAATACAATATCTTATCGAGAAGGGCTGCATTGTCGAAGAAGTAAAAGTACCATATGAATTTCAAACGAATGCTAACTCTATGTTAAGAATTAAAAGTGGGAAGTCCTGA